In Candidatus Acidiferrales bacterium, a single genomic region encodes these proteins:
- a CDS encoding MotA/TolQ/ExbB proton channel family protein, giving the protein MLSNFSLIALALFQEAAPVIGWDLRALWGQMGWAAKLVVVCLFVMSAWSVGVMIDRWLYYSAARKQSRIFAQQVAGALRDGKIDEAISIAERNKRSHLAKVVTAGLQEFQAHQVSSEISGEEVEASKRALERATAIVHAEMKRGLGGLATIGSTAPFVGLFGTVVGIINAFKGISAEKSTGLAAVAGGIAEALVATAVGLFVAIPAVWMFNYFTSKVESFDVEMDNSSSELIDYFIKKRGRK; this is encoded by the coding sequence ATGCTTTCGAACTTTTCTCTGATTGCACTGGCGCTGTTCCAGGAAGCGGCACCGGTCATCGGCTGGGACCTGCGCGCCCTATGGGGGCAAATGGGCTGGGCGGCCAAGCTGGTAGTTGTCTGCCTCTTCGTCATGTCGGCCTGGTCGGTTGGGGTGATGATTGACCGGTGGCTCTACTATTCGGCCGCCCGCAAGCAGTCGCGCATCTTTGCCCAACAGGTTGCCGGAGCCCTGCGTGACGGCAAAATAGATGAAGCCATCTCCATTGCCGAGCGCAATAAGCGGTCGCACCTGGCCAAGGTCGTCACCGCCGGCCTGCAGGAGTTTCAGGCTCACCAGGTCTCGTCGGAAATTTCCGGCGAAGAGGTCGAGGCCAGCAAGCGGGCGCTCGAGCGGGCCACGGCCATCGTCCATGCTGAAATGAAGCGCGGTCTGGGCGGCCTGGCGACGATCGGCTCCACTGCTCCCTTCGTCGGCCTGTTCGGCACCGTGGTGGGCATCATCAACGCCTTCAAGGGCATTTCGGCGGAGAAGTCCACCGGCCTGGCAGCCGTCGCCGGCGGCATCGCTGAGGCGCTCGTCGCCACCGCCGTCGGCCTTTTTGTCGCCATCCCGGCCGTCTGGATGTTCAACTACTTCACCAGCAAGGTGGAGTCCTTTGACGTCGAAATGGACAACTCCAGCTCCGAGCTGATTGATTACTTCATCAAGAAGCGCGGCCGGAAGTAA
- a CDS encoding energy transducer TonB: MFEKMVLSRAGEKAAITGTGWSVVIGVFVVLTPILWYVENQLAGATYSPSVVLFLAMLLSAVVAFYVFMMVYAWGDTGRIRINRMGWTAFVAILPLLFTIAGLLLIPDLVLVVAISGLLVAIAVYLIYTGFHTGEWRRATIPLSTIFQVVLLGVMILMPLLYTEALPKQMLTTFLAAPPPPPPPPPPAQPVVQRVKPMAKLIEAGRLRAPTAIPKEIAMIREEQMTDLGTVVGGVPGGVAGGAMGGVIGGIIGGLVPQAIAPPREARRIRVGGNVQQAKLVNQVMPLYPPLAKSARIQGTVRLEAIIAKDGSIQNLRVISGHPLLIQTAMDAVRQWRYQPTLLNGEPVEVVTTIDVVFTLAQ; the protein is encoded by the coding sequence ATGTTTGAAAAAATGGTGCTTTCGAGGGCGGGGGAGAAGGCGGCTATCACCGGCACCGGCTGGAGCGTGGTGATCGGCGTCTTCGTCGTGCTCACTCCTATTCTGTGGTATGTGGAAAACCAACTGGCGGGAGCAACCTATAGCCCTTCGGTCGTGCTTTTCCTGGCCATGCTCCTGTCGGCCGTCGTAGCATTCTATGTTTTCATGATGGTTTACGCTTGGGGAGATACGGGACGGATCAGGATCAACCGGATGGGTTGGACGGCGTTCGTGGCCATTCTCCCCCTTTTGTTCACCATCGCGGGCTTGCTGCTGATTCCGGACCTGGTCCTGGTGGTTGCGATCAGCGGTCTGTTGGTAGCCATCGCCGTCTATCTCATCTATACCGGCTTCCACACGGGCGAGTGGCGTCGCGCCACGATTCCGCTCTCGACGATCTTCCAGGTTGTCTTGCTGGGCGTGATGATTCTGATGCCGTTGCTTTACACGGAAGCGCTGCCGAAACAGATGCTGACCACGTTCCTGGCCGCGCCGCCGCCGCCGCCGCCCCCGCCGCCGCCAGCCCAGCCGGTGGTGCAAAGGGTCAAGCCCATGGCTAAGCTCATTGAAGCGGGCCGACTGCGAGCGCCGACCGCGATTCCCAAAGAAATCGCCATGATCAGGGAAGAGCAGATGACCGATCTCGGCACCGTGGTCGGCGGCGTGCCGGGCGGAGTGGCAGGCGGCGCCATGGGCGGCGTGATCGGCGGCATCATCGGTGGCTTGGTGCCCCAGGCGATTGCCCCGCCTAGGGAGGCCAGGCGCATCCGCGTCGGCGGCAACGTCCAGCAAGCCAAGCTGGTCAACCAGGTGATGCCGCTCTATCCGCCCCTGGCTAAATCGGCCCGTATCCAGGGCACGGTGCGGCTGGAGGCTATCATTGCCAAAGATGGAAGCATCCAAAACCTCCGTGTCATCAGCGGCCATCCGCTTCTCATTCAAACGGCCATGGACGCGGTTCGTCAGTGGCGTTATCAACCCACTTTGTTGAATGGAGAACCGGTCGAGGTCGTGACAACCATTGATGTGGTCTTCACTCTCGCGCAGTAG
- the yajC gene encoding preprotein translocase subunit YajC, producing the protein MLIAPPFLPAMAAEGSAWQPLVMFLPIILIFYVLLILPAQRKQKRLRQMLANLKAGDKVVTTGGIYGTIVGLKEETVQLKVADQVRIEVARPAIAGLQPPSKEER; encoded by the coding sequence GTGCTGATTGCCCCCCCTTTTTTGCCGGCCATGGCGGCTGAAGGCAGCGCCTGGCAGCCGTTGGTCATGTTTCTCCCGATCATCCTCATTTTCTATGTGCTGTTGATCCTGCCGGCCCAGCGGAAACAAAAACGCCTCCGGCAGATGTTGGCCAATCTGAAGGCGGGGGACAAGGTGGTTACCACCGGCGGCATTTACGGCACGATTGTCGGCCTCAAAGAGGAAACGGTACAACTCAAAGTGGCCGATCAGGTGCGGATTGAGGTGGCCCGACCGGCCATTGCCGGCCTGCAACCACCGAGCAAGGAAGAAAGGTAG
- the secD gene encoding protein translocase subunit SecD, with the protein MNPNLKWKALVILIVLGLCLYGLFFMPKFPPKNLADLKNNFRERIRLGLDLRGGSHLILQVQVDDAVNIHTDQTMDRMREEMRNRNLTYNEVRKLDLTHIQVLGIPPDQSSAFKDMVGDRFAEYDWAPTPGDSTSYTLSLKPTVVSQIRQDTLTQSIESIRRRVDALGVAEASIQERGRGDWEILVQLPGVDDPARVKSIMQETAMLEIRLVREPNPYGSEQEALAAHGGVLPEGTQVLRSVERVSGQTARSEAWYLANRIPVVTGRDLRSAKPSPSPEVPGKWDVDFTLSTEGARRFGPFTTANVGNPLAVVLDNKIQSVATIQSRIDDSGRITGNFTRDSANDLAIVLRAGALPASIKYLEERTVGPSLGADSIKQGFRASIVGVTVVMVFMVIYYRAAGINAIVALILNLLMLLAAMAAIDAVLTLPGIAGVILTVGMGVDSNVLIFERIREELRIGKAPVSAVEVGFNRVFITIVDTHVTTIVSAFFLYMFGSGPVRGFATTLVIGLVANVITSVWVSRVIFDWELGRMPRQAQLSI; encoded by the coding sequence ATGAACCCAAATCTGAAATGGAAAGCCCTGGTCATTTTGATTGTCCTGGGCTTGTGTTTGTACGGATTGTTCTTTATGCCCAAGTTTCCCCCCAAGAACCTGGCCGACTTGAAAAACAACTTCAGGGAGCGGATCCGCCTGGGGCTGGACCTGCGCGGGGGAAGCCACCTGATTCTCCAGGTACAGGTGGATGATGCGGTGAACATTCATACCGACCAGACCATGGATCGCATGCGGGAGGAGATGCGCAACCGCAATCTGACTTACAACGAGGTGCGCAAGCTGGACTTGACGCACATCCAAGTCCTCGGGATACCCCCTGACCAGTCCTCCGCTTTCAAAGACATGGTCGGCGATCGCTTTGCCGAATACGACTGGGCACCCACCCCGGGCGATTCCACCTCCTATACTCTTTCGCTCAAGCCGACGGTAGTCAGCCAGATCCGCCAGGATACGCTGACCCAATCCATTGAATCCATCCGCCGCCGGGTGGACGCCCTCGGGGTGGCCGAGGCGTCGATCCAGGAACGCGGCCGGGGGGACTGGGAGATCCTGGTGCAACTGCCCGGTGTGGACGACCCGGCCCGCGTGAAGAGCATCATGCAGGAAACCGCCATGCTGGAAATCCGGCTGGTGCGCGAGCCGAACCCGTATGGCTCGGAGCAAGAAGCGCTCGCGGCGCACGGCGGCGTGCTGCCCGAAGGGACCCAGGTTTTGCGCTCGGTGGAACGCGTTTCCGGGCAAACCGCCCGCAGCGAAGCCTGGTACCTGGCGAATCGGATCCCGGTGGTGACCGGCCGCGACCTGCGTAGCGCCAAACCGTCGCCCAGTCCGGAAGTGCCCGGCAAGTGGGATGTGGACTTCACGCTTTCCACCGAAGGCGCTCGCCGGTTTGGACCCTTTACGACCGCCAACGTAGGCAATCCTTTGGCCGTCGTCCTGGACAATAAGATCCAGTCGGTGGCCACGATTCAGAGCCGGATTGACGATTCCGGGCGAATCACCGGCAACTTTACTCGCGATTCAGCGAACGACCTGGCAATCGTTTTGCGTGCCGGGGCGTTGCCGGCCTCGATCAAGTATCTGGAAGAACGGACGGTCGGGCCGTCGCTGGGCGCCGACTCGATCAAGCAGGGCTTTCGGGCATCGATTGTAGGCGTGACGGTGGTCATGGTTTTCATGGTGATCTACTACCGGGCGGCGGGCATCAACGCCATCGTGGCGCTCATCCTGAACTTGCTCATGCTCCTGGCAGCCATGGCGGCCATTGATGCGGTGCTCACCCTGCCCGGCATCGCCGGGGTGATCTTGACGGTGGGCATGGGCGTGGATTCGAACGTATTGATTTTCGAGCGCATCCGGGAAGAACTGCGCATAGGGAAAGCGCCGGTCTCGGCGGTCGAAGTCGGTTTCAATCGCGTCTTCATCACCATCGTGGACACGCACGTGACCACCATTGTTTCGGCCTTCTTTCTCTACATGTTCGGGAGCGGACCGGTGCGCGGCTTTGCCACCACCCTCGTCATCGGCCTGGTCGCCAACGTGATTACTTCGGTCTGGGTGTCGCGCGTAATCTTTGACTGGGAGCTCGGCCGGATGCCGCGCCAGGCCCAGCTTTCCATTTAG
- the secF gene encoding protein translocase subunit SecF produces MEFFRSSNIDFLGKAKYFLILSAVLIGAGLVSLVRHRGPAFGIDFQGGTLVYVRFKQTPPLDQLRNSLRAEGLGDSEIQSIGPSAEHEVVIGVEQKSEGTQAEALDASKQAILTALNKTFAAPAGKLDLNNASVAAISGLLLSSDPAHFAGLGPEAAAANYQQMARAIADYRDKQRSGLIGSLDELKGLAGVRPEAVSELARSSYLAEFAVRNVEIVGPKVRADLRRQAVLATLYALAGMLVYIGFRFEWIYGVGAIIATLHDVVITLGFFSLFQFEISLTVIAALLTLIGYSMNDTIVVFDRIRENVRLMRREPLRQIINKSINQTLSRTILTSGLTFLTVLALFFLGGDVLRAFSFALVVGIVIGTYSSIAVASPVLLVWHTWKNRSQSATARARAGS; encoded by the coding sequence ATGGAATTCTTCCGCAGTAGCAACATCGATTTCCTTGGCAAGGCCAAGTACTTTCTGATCCTTTCGGCGGTGCTCATCGGCGCCGGGCTGGTCTCACTGGTCCGCCACCGCGGCCCCGCTTTCGGCATCGATTTCCAAGGCGGCACCCTGGTCTATGTGAGATTCAAACAGACGCCCCCGCTCGACCAGCTTCGCAACAGCCTCCGTGCCGAGGGGCTTGGCGACAGCGAGATTCAAAGCATCGGCCCTTCCGCCGAGCATGAAGTGGTCATCGGGGTAGAGCAGAAAAGCGAGGGTACGCAGGCGGAGGCGCTCGATGCGAGCAAGCAGGCCATCCTCACCGCCCTGAACAAGACCTTTGCCGCTCCGGCCGGCAAGCTTGATCTTAATAATGCGAGCGTTGCGGCCATCAGCGGGCTGCTGCTAAGCTCGGATCCAGCGCATTTCGCCGGCCTTGGCCCGGAAGCGGCCGCCGCCAACTACCAGCAGATGGCGAGAGCGATTGCCGACTACCGCGACAAGCAGCGGAGCGGCCTGATTGGCAGCCTGGATGAGCTGAAGGGGCTGGCCGGCGTGCGCCCGGAAGCAGTGAGCGAACTGGCTCGCTCGAGCTACCTCGCCGAGTTTGCGGTGCGGAACGTGGAGATTGTTGGACCGAAGGTGCGGGCTGATCTCCGCCGGCAGGCGGTGCTGGCCACGCTGTACGCCCTGGCCGGGATGCTGGTCTATATCGGGTTCCGTTTTGAGTGGATCTACGGCGTGGGCGCGATCATCGCCACCCTTCACGACGTCGTGATCACGTTGGGTTTCTTTTCACTCTTTCAATTCGAAATTTCATTGACCGTCATCGCGGCGCTGCTGACACTGATCGGCTATTCGATGAACGACACCATTGTGGTTTTCGACCGCATCCGGGAAAACGTTCGCCTGATGCGGCGGGAGCCATTGCGGCAGATCATCAACAAGTCCATTAACCAGACGCTCTCGCGAACCATCTTGACGTCCGGGCTGACATTCCTTACTGTATTGGCACTGTTCTTTCTCGGCGGCGATGTCTTGCGGGCATTCTCGTTTGCGCTGGTAGTGGGCATTGTGATAGGAACGTATTCATCCATCGCCGTTGCGAGTCCTGTCCTGCTGGTTTGGCACACATGGAAAAATCGAAGCCAGAGCGCAACGGCTCGCGCCCGAGCGGGCTCGTAA